A segment of the Leptolyngbya sp. NIES-3755 genome:
CGTCACGGATCAGCCTCAGTTCGGATTCAATACCAAGGCGGAACTCTTAAACGGTCGGCTTGCAATGATTGGCTTCGTTTCGCTCGTGTTGCTCGAAGTCTTTACCGGACACGGCATCGTTGGATTTTTTAACAGCCTGTAAATTTGTCACAATCGGCGAAAAGGTGATGTTCCTTCTGAAGTGCATCACCTTTTTTGTTTTAGAGCACAAGCCAAATTGCAACACCGATCGACACCGTAACTGCGATCGCGCCAAACGTCTTTTTCAACCGCTCTAAAATCGGCTGCACTTGATAATTCACAATCAATCGATCTTGCGCCAACACTTCTGGCGGCTTTTCCCACATTTGCCCGTCATACCAGCCCGACTCTTCATAAAATACCGCTGGGTCAAGCAATCGACGCTGCACATACGCCCATCCCAGATAAAGCCGCAATAATGCTAGTCCGGGAATCACGAACGCGCCCGCCGATGCAAATAAAAGAAACTGCCCTAAATGCTTTGCAGGTGGAAAACTGACCGCAGCCACTGGAGCTGAAACCAGCCAACTCATTAGCCAGAGAATGACGATCGGTTTGAGATAGCCAAGCAGTTCGAGGGTCGCCCACCGAAAAAACCAAGATTCCTTCAAGTCTTGATATTCATTAATCGGTCGCTGTTCCTCTGGGACGGGACAAATAACAGAGTTCATGGATTCAAGCCGAGGAAATGAAAAGCTATCGTTTAGTATAAAAGACTTGGTTAGAGGATGAAAGCAAAGACCTAGATTCTGAAAGGGAAATTTAGAAAGTACGATCGACCTTTTCCGTTAAGACCTTTCGATCGCTTGTATAGTTGGAAAACATCTCTCTACATCAGGGCTTTCCGTCCTTCAAGATTTACCGTTCCTATGCTGCTTGCGAATCGATATCAGATTGTACGAATGTTGGGCGAAGGCGGGTTTGGACAAACCTTTCTGGCTGAAGATCTCCAGATGCCTTCTAAACGAATCTGTGTGATTAAACAACTCAAGCCAATGGCAACAGAGAGTGCTGTTTATCAAATTGTGCAAGAACGGTTCCAGCGAGAAGCAGCAATCTTAGAAAGGTTGGGAGAAGATCATTCACAAATTCCAAAACTCTATGCGTATTTCAGCCATGAGGGAAAGTTTTATCTGGTTCAAGAATGGATCGAGGGTGAAACCTTAGAAGAACGAATTGCACACCAAGGCACATTGAGCGAAGGCGAAGTTCGGAACATTTTGGTCAATCTCTTGCCCGTGTTGGAATTAATGCACAACCAAGGAATGATCCACCGGGACATTAAACCAGAAAATATTATTCTGCGTCACTTGGATCGTGCACCCGTTTTGATCGATTTCGGAGCGGTTCGGGAAACAATGGGAACGGTTTACAACTCCAGAGGCAATCCGACCAGTTCGATTGTGATTGGGACTCCAGGGTATATGCCGCCTGAACAAGCCGCAGGCAGACCGATTCCTTCAAGTGATCTCTACAGTTTAGGACTGACTGCGATCTATCTTCTAACAGGTCGGATGCCCCAAACCTTTGACACCGATCCGCAAACTGGGGAAATCCTCTGGCAACAACATGCACCGCAGTTAAGTCCGGAATTTTCTGCTGTGCTGAATCAAATGGTGCGATCGCATCCACGAGATCGATTCAGTAGCGCTGCTCAAGTGCGATCGACCTTAGAATCTCCTCTGCAAGCAACCCTCCCACCCGTTCAACCGTCTGATCAGACCGCCGTAATCGGTTCCCGTCCCTCTACAGTCATGCCTGATATGCCTCCAAACTCCGATCGCACTAGACTAATCATCGCAGCCGTGGCAGGCGGAGGATTGCTCACAGCCGCGATCGCAGCCACCGCTTTTCTTAATCGCGCCCCTGCTCCGACTCCAATCGTGGCTGAATCTCCCAGTCCGACTCCTTCTCCCAGTCCATCGGTTCCAGCGAGTCCGACCCCAATTCCTTCTCCAACCGAGACTCCAACCGTTCGCCCTTCTCCGAGTCCTTCTCCCACACCCACTCCCACGGCTGACCCTTCGGTGTCTTATCCCGTGATTTTAGAAGGAATTGCAGGCGGACAAGTGAGAGTGTATTCGCAACCGACCACTCGATCGGATTCGCCACAGTATGGATTAACGGGCGATCGGGTCACAGTCACACGAGAAATGGAGGGAACAGATGGCGAACTTTGGCTATTTGTTCGGTTTCCGTCTGGGGCAGAAGGTTGGGTACAAGAAAACCAAGTTCGCCCGACGAATGAGCCACCAAAAGCTGCGGAATTTCCGCGATCGGCTCAGTTAGTGGGTCAGACTCCCGGCAGTCGAGTCAATCTACGATCGACTCCTTCCACCAGTGCGAGTTCTCCGAGTTATGGCTTAGTCGGTGATCAAGTTGTTGCCCTTCAACAAGCTCGCGGCGACGATGGAAGAATTTGGTATTTCGTAGAATTTCCATCGAAAGCAACAGGCTGGGTACGAGAGGATTTTATCGATCTCCGCTAAGTCCAAAAATCGCGATGAACTGCAAGAATTTCCTCTGCGACTTCAGGAATTTCGCCCCAGACTCGAATGGGTTTTTGACCTGTGGAAAAGAGCGATCGACAAGGCAAATTCAAGGTCGGATTTTCTGCATGATTTCCGGTCAGTTCAAGTAATCGCGTCTCTGCTACTCCGTACACTAATTTCCCGATGTTGCCCCAGTAAAGCGTTCCAGCACACATCGCGCAAGGTTCAACCGTTGTGTAGAGCGTACAGTCCCATAAATATTCAGGACTGAGATTTTGATAAGCGGTTCGGATCAAGACCGATTCAGCATGATTGACCGAATCGACATTTCCTTGCTCGAATAAAACGGTGTCGTGATCCGGAGCGACTAAGATTGCACCAAATGGATGATGTCCAAACTGTCGCGCTCTAATTGCAATCTGATTCGCACGTCGTAAATGTTTGACGATTTTTTCAGGAGTCGGATCAAGCATCATTCGTTCCATCGAGCTAACGCTTGACTGATCGCAGCTTTGACTTGCTCTGCGACGTGTAATTCGCTTCCACTGCCATCAATGCGAACAATTCGATCGACATTCTCTTCTGCCAGTTTCGCAAATCCCAGTCTGACTCGCTGATGGAATTCGATGCTGGCTTGTTCGATACGATCGCGCTTCCCCCGCTGTTTCATCCGCTCGAATCCAACTTCGACTTCGATATCTAACCAAATTGTTAGATCACTCTGTAAGCCTCCAGTTGCAACTTGATTCAATTGATCAATCAGAGCACGATCTAATCCGCGTCCGTAGCCTTGGTAAGCGATCGTTGAATCCGTATAACGATCGCATAAAATCAACGCGCCTCGTTCTAGATGTGGACGAAGAAAATGTTCGACGTGTTGAGCGCGATCGGCAGCATAGAGGAGTAACTCAGTTCGATCGTAAATCGGCTCCTCATCGTTCTGTAAAAGCAGCTTGCGAATTTCTCCACCGAGTGGGGTTCCGCCGGGTTCGCGAGTGGGGATCACATCAGCGGCTTGAATTGTCGTTAACCATTGACGCGATCGTTCCAGTTGCGTTGTCTTGCCGCACCCTTCAATTCCCTCGAAGACAATTAATTTACCGTCCATTTCCTTCTCTAATGTCGCCTTGACCCTATAGAGTATTTCAAATCAGGGATTTTCTATTCGATCTCCGCGAAATAGATCAATTTCGGGGTTATTCGCTATAAATGGGCTAGGGCAAAATGCCACTGAAGCGTCACGCTTGATGAAGACTACGCCTATCGAGTGCTCTGTAACCGTCTGAAACCCAGATTAAGATTTACGGGCGCTCACCTAGACCAGGGTATCGTTTTAGCGTAGTTTGGAAAGGAAGAAAGTGAGATTCACTTGTCACAAGATTGGGGTTTGCTATGGCTCGTTACACTTGTCTATTCACTGTTGGAGTCCCCTTGCAGAATCTCCAGCCGCTGTTGAATCAGACGCTGAAATCCTGCAACCTGGATGTGATTTACGCGACTGAGGATTATCTGATGGCGCGAGAAGTTCCAGGCAATGTGGCATTTCCAAAACTTGTTACGGTTGAGGTGCTGATTGATAAAACAACAGCCACCGAGAAGGAAACTCGGATGAATTTTGTGATTAAAAACGAGGAGCTTCCCCTTCAAGTCGAGAATCACTGTCGCAAAATGTACAATCTCGTGAATCAAACGATCAGCGAGAATCAAGGCTGGAACCTAATTGAAACGGTGGCTGGCTGAATTGATGTTTGAAATGATGAAAACTTCGATCGTGCAAATGGTCGGAGTTTTTTTATAACTGTTCGGGATCAATGCCTATTTGTCTTAATTTCTCTAAGAGGGCTTGACGCGATCGACGTTCTTCCTCAAGCTGCTGTTCTGCCACTCTAAGTTGCTGTTCGGCTAACTCTGCTCGGTTGCGTTCTAATGCGATCGCGTCTTCGGGTGCAGGATACCGATTTCCCTGTTCGTCATACCAATACAGCCAATCTTGTGTAATTCCTTCATGCGTTCCCGATTCCACGCCAATTCCTAATCCAATTTCTGGCATCCAAATCGAATTTCCAGTTTGTCGCACGTATTCGCCATTCGTTAATCGATAGACTTCAAATGGTTCATGCCGATCTCGCCTCCAATGATTCGGGTTGTAAACCGTGTAATAGAGAACTCCTAGATTTTCATAATCTTGCATTTTGTCATCGTATTCGCCGCCATACTTCTGTGAGACGACCTCTAACGCCCACTGCGGCATGACTCCTTCTTCCCAGAGCAAATAACTGAGGCGAAGTTTTCCGCTGGCTCTGACTCGTGGAACGCCCAAACTTAGGAAGGCATCAGGACCGATCGCGGGTTGCTTCGAGTCGTAATACAGCCCTAAATTGATTCCGAAAAACCAATCATTGCGCTCTGCCCAAAGTAAAGCGAGGATTGCTCTGAGCAGAATCGGGATAAGAAGTTGTAGCTCGTTGTCCAAAGGCTGATCATCCGAGTCGGGCAGGTCGAATTCGGTGGGAAGGATTTGCAATGGGTTGTGCTCTAACATCGCAGACCTCTTGCAGTAGGGTTAGTTTAATTGTATTGGGAATGAGTGCGATCAGATGTAATACTGAGAGAAAGCGGGCAAGGAAAAAGGATGCAGTATCAGATTTTTGTGCAAAATCGCTCTCAGCAGCATTTCATCGCTTCAGTTCTCGGAATGCCAAATCTCGTTGCAGAAGGGCGAACTGAAGCAGAAGCAATCGAGAAAGCGAAATCTGCTCTAGAAGAACAATTAGCAACAGGCAAACTGGTCACGATCGATTTACCTTCTAGAGAAAGCTCAGAAGCGTCGATGAAGTATGCCGGCATTTTTGAGCATGATTCAACCTTTGACGACTTCATGAATCACTTAGCCAAAATTCGCGAAGAAGCGAACCGAGCAGACGAGATAGAATGACCCTTTACGTTTTAGACACTGATCATCTCAGCCTCTACGGGCGCAATCATCCGGTTGTCGTCGCTCGATTGAAGCAAGTCCAAACCCAACTCACGACAACTGCGATTAATGTTGAAGAGCAGATGAGAGGACGACTGGCGCAAGTTGCTGAGGCAAAAGATGGAACGGCTCGATCGCTTGCATACGATCGCTTGGTTGAAACACTTCTCCTACTTTCGGAATTTAGAATACTTCCCTATAACGCAGCATCAGAAGAAAGGTATCAAGCACTGAAAGCTCAGCGTCTTCGTGTTGGTACACAAGATTTGAGAATTGCTTCGATTACACTTGCTCATCGGGGTGTACTTCTAACTCGGAACCTGCAAGATTTTGAGAAGATTCCAGATCTTCAGATCCAGAATTGGTCGGTTTAAGCGGGAACAGCCGCAAACGTGTTTTGAATTCGATCGATTTCCAAATCAATCAAGTAGTCTACTGTCCAATTCGCACAGCGTTGCAGCATGTGGAATGGATAACTATTTGCAACGCCTACGACCGGGATTTTGGCAGCTTTGGCAGCTTGGATTCCAGCAAAAGTATCTTCGATCGCTAAACATTCCGCAGCCGTCAATTGAAGCTCTGGAAATTCTTGATTCAACCGATCAATTGCCAATAAATATCCATCCGGTTCAGGCTTGCTCACGGTAATATCTTCGCCCGATACGATTACCGAGAAGCGCGATCGCAGATTTGCTCGGTCGAGAACCAGTTCAATCTCGGATCGAAGCGCACCACTGACGATCGCGAATTTGCATTGAGGCAATTTGAACATGACATCCTCAATCCCGCTGTAGATGGGCAACTTGTCGATCGTGCTGATTTGTTGCACGTAAGCTTGAGCTTTCCGACTGACTAAATCATTCAGATACTCAGGCGTGACGACTCGCCCGCGTCGTTCGAGCATTTCTTGGAGACACACTCGATCGCTCCGTCCCAAACAGAGTTCTCGGAATTCTCCGGGTTTGGGGCGCAGATTCTCCTCGATCAGAAGTTGCTCTAGGAGTTTGTCGTGAAGTGGCTCATCGTTGATAATGACACCGTTGAAATCGAATAAAACAGCTTTCAGCATCAGATAAAGGCGCGATCGTCCCGTCTTTTACCTTACACCCACGGGAGTCTAGGACACTGCGAATTCTCCATCAAACTGATCAAATTCTTCAAAATCAGTGCTAGTCAAGGCTTTTATTCCATGTGTAATTTGATGCAGCCACCAAAATTCCTGATTGTGAATGGCTGAAAATCCAGCGGCTCCCATCCAAGCCTCGACACATTCATGAGCATACTCAGAAATGTACGGCTCTTCAAAGATTTGAGTTAACCATTCTGTTTGTCTGAGTGTTTTCTGACTGCCATCGAGAATGATCACTTCGCCACTCGATTGGAGTAATCGATAGCATTCTTGCAAAATTAACTTTGAGATTGATGGCGGCGTTTCGTGAAATAGTAGCGATGCTGTGACTAAATCGAATGAATGATCTGGAAATTTTACGTGTTCTGCTTTGCCGTGAATCCAGTGAATGTTGAGGTTCGCTTGTCTCGCTTTACGATCGGCAACCGCTAACATATAGGGCGATAGATCCAATCCAAAGACTTCTGCATTCGGAAAGGCTTGTTTTAGCAATACTGTGGTTGAACCTGTTCCACACCCAAGATCGAGAATGCGTAGCGGTTGACCTTGAATTGCATCAATCACTTGTTGCCGCACCCAAGTTTCGTTCGGAGGGAGCGCGAGTTGAGTAATCGGGTCGTAAGAAGTGGCAGCCCCGATCGTTAAATAGCCGCCTTCGATGCCGTGAAAATTCTGCGTTTTGTAGTAGTTCGGATAGGTCAAATTCGGGTCAGTCAAGCGATCGCATTCTGATGCCCAATCGATACTTTGATGCACTCGGCGCATTTCCTCTTGATCGACTAACAATTGTGCGATCGGAGCTAAGTACTGCTCGAAAATTGTATCTTTACGAGTTGCCATCGGTTCGTCACAACGCTACTGAAGCTTAGTGTAACGAATCGATTTGAGTCCGGTACGATACCAGTGACGAATTTGGGACGGTGGGACTCCGAGCAAGTACGCCAAAATGACGATTTGATTGACGATCGTGGTTCTCAAAACGCCGTATTTCTGCCAGCGTCGCCCGGATGTAATGACCGCATGAGGCACGATCGCAATTCGTCCTGTTTGTCGTAATGTTCTGACAAATTCAAAGTCCTCCATGATCGGCAACTCCGGAAAGCCGCCAATTTTATAAAATGTTTCTGTCCGTAGAAATATTGCTTGATCACCGTAAGGCATTTGAAGAAAGCGCGATCGCCAATTCACGCCCCGTTCAATCCAGCGCAATCCTGGTAAATCTAAATCAATTTTTAATTCAAATGCACCTGCAATCGAGGTTAATAATGTTTCGCGAATCATGCGATCGAATCCTTTCGGTAACTGGGTGTCGGCATGAAGAAACAACAGAATTTCTCCGGTTGCAATTTCGGCTCCTGCGTTCATCTGAATTGCTCGCCCAGGATACGAATGCAACACTTTAAAGCCGCAGGATTTGGCAATTTCAACGGTGTCATCTTGACTGCCTCCATCTACGACAATGATTTCGATATCAGTTGCTTGGATCGAAAGGCTCGAAAGTGACTTCGCTTCATTCAGGACTGGAATCACGATCGAGATTTTCATCGTAAATACTGCAAATCTTCAGGACGATCGATATCATTCAATTCAGGGAGAAATGCGATCGATAAATCCAATCGTTTCACAATCTCTAATGTTTGCTGAAATACGACATCAGTACTCCAAGCAATGTTCTGAAAAATATCTGGAATCAGTTGGTCTAATCCAATCAAGTAATATCCACCATCCGTTGCTTCACCGATCGATAGATGATGCGTTTTCAATTGTGTGAATGCAAGTGTTAGTATCTCAGAGGTTAGCTCTGGGCAATCCGTTCCAATGGCAATCACTGATCGTGCACCTCGATCGAACATGGTTTGAAAGATATGAATTAATCGATCGCCTAAATCTCCCGAAGGCTGAAGTTGATACTCCAAATCATCGCCTAACCAATCTTGCATCTGTTGAATGGTTCCACCTGTGAAGTAAATGCAGATAGAAACATCTTCGAGATGACGAACTTTAGCGATCGTCGCTTCAGTCATTTGTCGATGCAATTCGGCAGCACCCACTTCTCCCAAAGCTGGAATTAATCGGGTTTTCGCTTTCCCTGCTTCGGGGTAGCGCGTGAAAATAATCAATTGCTCTAACACAGACAAAAAATTGGAACTGCGTAGAGGTTCTACCACAGTTCCAAGCCGAAACGCGATAAGTTATTTCTTAATCGCGCAACCTTCCTTCACGGTGTCCCCTAAGACCAGCGTTGCAGAATAGTTATATTTACGATCGGACATCGTATCGCTACATGCGCCCTTCCGAATCATCAAAGTTCCGCCCGTCATTCCACGCAGACGATAGACCCGGACAGTATCAGCGGGTCGTCCTTCTGCACTCAGTGGAGCGACATAAGGGAACGAAACTTTTTTCGGGTCAGGTGTACTGTAAGTGATCCCCGATTGGTTGATCTCAACATTCCAAAACGGCTCGGCTCCTACAACCGTAAACGACTCAACCGGACGAGGTTGGGTTTGATTAGCGATCGCAGGCACCAAAGCGAACAGACTTGCAGCGAAACCCATCAACAGAACTTGAACTTTCATTTTCAGAGATAAACTCAATTGTGTATTGATTCCTACAATTCTCTAGTCAAAATTCCGGTCAGTTAGTGCGACATTTTCTCTGTCCATACTGATGGCAAAGTATTGGAAAGGCATCATGGATCTCAGTGTTGTTATCTGTACCTACAACGGAGAAGCCCGAATTGGAAAGGTTCTCGACTGTTTGCGATCGCAATGTCAGACCGACTCGATCGCTTGGGAGGTATTAGTCGTTGATAACAATAGCCGTGATAATACCAAGCAAGTCATTTCTACCTATCCTGAAGTTCGGTATATTTTCGAGGTAGAACAGGGAGTTGCCTACGCTCGATCGAGAGCGGTTCAAGAAGCTCAAGGACGTTGGATTGCTTTTCTCGACGATGATACGTTGCCCGACGAAAATTGGGTTTTTCAAGCCTACCAATTCACTCAATCTCATCCTGAAATCGGCGCATTTGGTGGACAAATTCATGCGGAATACGAAGTCGAACCCCCCGCAGAAATTACGCAACTTGCGCCATATTTAGCCATTATCGAACGAGGACCAACCGCTCATCGATACGATCGAGTGCTTCCACCCGGTGCAGGGTTAGTGGTACAGCGTCAAGTTTGGCTAGATGCAGTTCCAGAGCAATTAGTTCTCGTCGGTCGTACTACGACTGAGATGTTGGCAAGCGAAGATATCGAAGCAATTTTGTACATTCAAAAGTCTGGACGTGAAATTTGGTACAACCCAGAGATGCACCTCTATCACCAGATTCCAGAGTGGCGAACTGAGCGATCGTATTTACTCAGATTGATCAAAGGCGTTGGACTGGTGCGCCATCACATTCGGATGTTGCGCTGGAACCCTTGGCAGCGTCCTTTTGTTTTGCCGATCTATCTCTTGAATGACTTGAGAAAAATCGTGGTTCATAAACTCAAGCATCCTGATTCAAAGAATTTAGCGATCGCTTGTGAACAACAATTGCTCATTAGTAGTTTGTTCAGTCCATTCTATCTCTGGCATCGCACTTTGTTTTCTAAATAACCAATCACCAAACAAAACAATGACACAGACTATCGAGCCTTCACCTATCATCTCTGTGATTATTCCAGCGTACAATTCTGAGAAAACAATTCGAGAAACGATCGGATCAGTTCTCAATCAAACCTTTGGGAACTTTGAAATCGTTGTAGTAGATGATGGTGCGACGGATAGCACTGTGGCAGTTGTTCAAAGCATTCCAGATTCACGAATTAAAGTATTTTCTTATTCCAATGGGGGCTTACCGACTGCTCGCAATCGCGGCATTGAAGTCTCGAAAGGCGATTATCTTACTTTTCTTGATGCGGATGATTTGTGGACACCGGATAAATTAGAACGACAATGGCAAGCACTCGAAGAGCATCCAGAGGCGGATGTTGCCTATAGTTGGACGACTTTTGTGAATCAAGACGGTCAGTTCTTGTATCAAGGTTCAAGCTATGGAAATGACAGCAATATTTACCACAAATTGTTAGTCAAGAATTGCTTGGATAGCGGTTCAAATCTCTTGGTGCGACGACGTGCGATCGCTCAAATTCCCCATTTCGATCCAGAGTTTCCCAAAGCTGCGGATTGGGACTTCTACATCAGGCTAGCGGCTCAGTTCAAATTCGTCTGCGTTCCAAAGTATCAGATTCTCTATCGGGTTCATGAAGGCTCTTCTTCGTTCAATATTCCCGCATCGGAAAAGGCATGTTTAACCATTATCGATCGAGCTTTCAAACAAGCACCGGATTCTCTGCAACATCTGAAGAAATATACGTTTGGAACCCTTTATACTCTCTACGCGCATCGAGTTTTGGCTTACCCTTCTAAGCGATCGGATGCGATTTCAGCGTTCCATTATCTACGACTTGCGAATCATCACAATCCCGTTCAGCTTCAAATCAGATTGCGGATCTTGCTGAAGATAATCATGGTGCTTTTGCTCCCCGTTCCGCTCTCGAAGAGGATCATCAAAAGGTTATCTCAGAGAGATCCTAGACGAAACAGCAAAACGAATACTCAGTTAAAAACAGCGATCGACAAAGCTTTGATCATTGCTTATAAAGAATCGACTGAACAATTAGAAGAAGCGCTCACAGCGGAAGGATTTTGCTGTGAAGTTGTGCGGCAACAAGACAATCCCGACTATCAAAATTTTGCTTCGAGTCATCGTTGTCTGTTGAATCATCAGCAAGCTTGGAAAAAAGCGGCTCAAGCCTCACATCCGACTTTGATTGTAGAGGCAGACTTTGTTCCTGTAATCGGCATGGGGCGGCTTCCCGTTCCCTTTGACTTAGAGCAAAAAGATGTGGGAATGGCTTGGATTTATACTTGTGCACCGCAGCTTTATTCTGTGACTCCTGGAGGCTATGGAGAAGGCTTTTCAACCGCATTAGTCGCCTATATTGTGACTCCTGAAGGTGCAAAAAGCTTGTGTGATTTTGTCGATGAAATCACCGAAAAATATGGCACAGGCTATCATACCTTTGATTCCCAAATCGACAATTACTTGCGGGGAAAAGGCTTCAAAAACTACATTCCATTTCGCAACTATGGCGAACACGGAGGCAAATCGAATCCTGAACATCGTCGCAATGGCATGAGTGGCATTCATCACGCCGATTTACTCTATGGTAAACTTGCGTTTCGTCCTCCATTTCTCGTTGATCAATCCAATCCTCAACTTCAATTCATCAGCATTCGACTCAAAGCCAGGCTCAAAGGCATTGCTCGCTTACTGCTCGGTAAATACTTGCGACCTGCGATCGTTCTGCGATCGAGTACGCCTTTTCGATTAGTTCGCTTTGCCCTCCGCAGACAGTTCCGCAGTCACCCATGAATCAAACCAAACGAGTTGCTTTTCTTGCAAGAGATTTACGAGGGGGTGGACTAGAACGCATTGTGATCAACCTGCTCACCAGTTTGTCAGAGCGTGGAATCGAACTCGATCTCGTCTTGGCATCGCTTGAAGGTGCTTTTGTGGATCAATTACCTCGATCTGTGCGGGTGATTCCGCTCAATGTTGATCTCGACACTTCCACAAGTGATTCTTTCAAATTACTATTACCGCTGATCCAGTATCTCCAGCAAGAACGTCCGATCGCATTCGTTTCGCATCTTGTGTTTGTCAACTCGATCGCAGTCCTCGCAAAACAACTATCCGGGATTCGCTGCCAATTGGTTCTGGTGGAACATGTCCCGCTCTTTCAAAGCTCAGCAACCGATATTCCTCAAAGCCGTCTGATCAAATCAATGATGCAATGGTTTTATCCTCATGCCGATACGGTGGTTGCTGTGAGTGAAGCGATGGCAATGCACCTTAGAACGGATCTCAATCTGAAAGACTCGATCGTGCAGGTGATTGAAAATCCGGTGATTGACGAATCCTTTTATCAGCGATCGCTCTTACCGTGTGATCATTCTTGGTTCAAACCGGGGCAACCTCCTGTATTTCTCGCTGCTGGACGGTTCACGGCTCAAAAAGATTTTGCAACACTGATTGATGCCTTTGCAAGGGTCAGAAAAACTCGTGAGGCGTGTTTAGTGATCTTAGGAGATGGACAACTTCGTGCCGCATTCATGCAACAGATTCGAGAGTTGGGCATTGAAGCGGATGTGGATTTGCCTGGATTTGAGCCGAATCCTTACCCATTCATGCGACATGCTACCGCGTTTGTTCTATCCTCACGTTGGGAAGCGCTGCCGACCGTTTTGATTGAAGCAATGGGCTGTGGATGTCAGGTGATTTCGACGGATTGCCCGTTTGGACCGAAAGAGATTTTGGCAGAGGGCAAGTATGGTCGATTAGTTCCGATGCAAGATGCGATCGCGCTTTCAACTGCAATGCAAGAGAGTCTAGATCACCCGATTCCAAAAACAGAGCTTGAACAACGGGCAGCATTATTTAGTCGCGATCGAGCGGTCTCGCGTTATCTCAATCTTCTCGGTTTCGCTTAGTTCCGGTGATTGTTGTTGTAGTGTATCCTTGCGCCTGCCCACTGTAGTTTTTCACGCAGTGTTTTGTAGTAGGAATAATCTTCTCTCAACACAATAAAATGCGCTTCTTCTTCTGCCATCCGAATATCAACCCGCTGACCGGGCCAAATCGAAGTTGCTAACACTCCATCCATCCAGAGCTTTGTACTCAACTCATAGTCAGCAAGCGGCCAAATGCTCACGACTGATCCTTGAGGA
Coding sequences within it:
- a CDS encoding CAB/ELIP/HLIP superfamily protein (similar to AA sequence:cyanobase_aa:LBDG_37500); protein product: MKSGSIVDDQGKLNNFAIEPQMYVTDQPQFGFNTKAELLNGRLAMIGFVSLVLLEVFTGHGIVGFFNSL
- a CDS encoding hypothetical protein (hypothetical protein L8106_17070;~similar to AA sequence:cyanobase_aa:LBDG_17890), which codes for MNSVICPVPEEQRPINEYQDLKESWFFRWATLELLGYLKPIVILWLMSWLVSAPVAAVSFPPAKHLGQFLLFASAGAFVIPGLALLRLYLGWAYVQRRLLDPAVFYEESGWYDGQMWEKPPEVLAQDRLIVNYQVQPILERLKKTFGAIAVTVSIGVAIWLVL
- a CDS encoding serine/threonine protein kinase (similar to AA sequence:cyanobase_aa:LBDG_37380), with protein sequence MLLANRYQIVRMLGEGGFGQTFLAEDLQMPSKRICVIKQLKPMATESAVYQIVQERFQREAAILERLGEDHSQIPKLYAYFSHEGKFYLVQEWIEGETLEERIAHQGTLSEGEVRNILVNLLPVLELMHNQGMIHRDIKPENIILRHLDRAPVLIDFGAVRETMGTVYNSRGNPTSSIVIGTPGYMPPEQAAGRPIPSSDLYSLGLTAIYLLTGRMPQTFDTDPQTGEILWQQHAPQLSPEFSAVLNQMVRSHPRDRFSSAAQVRSTLESPLQATLPPVQPSDQTAVIGSRPSTVMPDMPPNSDRTRLIIAAVAGGGLLTAAIAATAFLNRAPAPTPIVAESPSPTPSPSPSVPASPTPIPSPTETPTVRPSPSPSPTPTPTADPSVSYPVILEGIAGGQVRVYSQPTTRSDSPQYGLTGDRVTVTREMEGTDGELWLFVRFPSGAEGWVQENQVRPTNEPPKAAEFPRSAQLVGQTPGSRVNLRSTPSTSASSPSYGLVGDQVVALQQARGDDGRIWYFVEFPSKATGWVREDFIDLR
- a CDS encoding cytidine and deoxycytidylate deaminase zinc-binding region domain protein (similar to AA sequence:cyanobase_aa:LBDG_46840), producing MLDPTPEKIVKHLRRANQIAIRARQFGHHPFGAILVAPDHDTVLFEQGNVDSVNHAESVLIRTAYQNLSPEYLWDCTLYTTVEPCAMCAGTLYWGNIGKLVYGVAETRLLELTGNHAENPTLNLPCRSLFSTGQKPIRVWGEIPEVAEEILAVHRDFWT
- a CDS encoding thymidylate kinase (similar to AA sequence:cyanobase_aa:LBDG_29670), whose product is MDGKLIVFEGIEGCGKTTQLERSRQWLTTIQAADVIPTREPGGTPLGGEIRKLLLQNDEEPIYDRTELLLYAADRAQHVEHFLRPHLERGALILCDRYTDSTIAYQGYGRGLDRALIDQLNQVATGGLQSDLTIWLDIEVEVGFERMKQRGKRDRIEQASIEFHQRVRLGFAKLAEENVDRIVRIDGSGSELHVAEQVKAAISQALARWNE
- a CDS encoding hypothetical protein (hypothetical protein MC7420_3345;~similar to AA sequence:cyanobase_aa:LBDG_29660), with protein sequence MARYTCLFTVGVPLQNLQPLLNQTLKSCNLDVIYATEDYLMAREVPGNVAFPKLVTVEVLIDKTTATEKETRMNFVIKNEELPLQVENHCRKMYNLVNQTISENQGWNLIETVAG
- a CDS encoding hypothetical protein (similar to AA sequence:cyanobase_aa:glr3845) — its product is MLEHNPLQILPTEFDLPDSDDQPLDNELQLLIPILLRAILALLWAERNDWFFGINLGLYYDSKQPAIGPDAFLSLGVPRVRASGKLRLSYLLWEEGVMPQWALEVVSQKYGGEYDDKMQDYENLGVLYYTVYNPNHWRRDRHEPFEVYRLTNGEYVRQTGNSIWMPEIGLGIGVESGTHEGITQDWLYWYDEQGNRYPAPEDAIALERNRAELAEQQLRVAEQQLEEERRSRQALLEKLRQIGIDPEQL
- a CDS encoding hypothetical protein (similar to AA sequence:cyanobase_aa:MAE18130), with the translated sequence MTLYVLDTDHLSLYGRNHPVVVARLKQVQTQLTTTAINVEEQMRGRLAQVAEAKDGTARSLAYDRLVETLLLLSEFRILPYNAASEERYQALKAQRLRVGTQDLRIASITLAHRGVLLTRNLQDFEKIPDLQIQNWSV